Proteins encoded together in one Microcebus murinus isolate Inina chromosome 16, M.murinus_Inina_mat1.0, whole genome shotgun sequence window:
- the HRH3 gene encoding histamine H3 receptor — protein MERSPPDGPLNASGALAGEAAAAAAGGARGFSAAWTAVLAALMALLIVATVLGNALVMLAFVADSSLRTQNNFFLLNLAISDFLVGAFCIPLYVPYVLTGRWTFGRGLCKLWLVVDYLLCTSSVFNIVLISYDRFLSVTRAVSYRAQQGDTRRAVQKMLLVWVLAFLLYGPAILSWEYLSGGSSIPEGHCYAEFFYNWYFLITASTLEFFTPFLSVTFFNLSIYLNIQRRTRLRLDGAREAAGPEPPPEAQPSPPPPAGCWGCWQKGQGEAVPLHRCGVGEAGAGAEAGEAAPGGGGGAGAAASPTSSSGSSSRGTERPRSLKRGSKPSASSASLEKRMKMVSQSFTQSFTQRFRLSRDKKVAKSLAVIVGIFGLCWAPYTLLMIIRAACHGHCIPDYWYETSFWLLWANSAVNPVLYPLCHHSFRRAFTKLLCPQKLKLQPHGSLEHCWK, from the exons ATGGAGCGCTCGCCGCCCGACGGGCCGCTGAACGCGTCCGGGGCACTGGCgggcgaggcggcggcggcggcggcgggtggGGCGCGAGGCTTCTCTGCCGCCTGGACCGCGGTGCTGGCCGCGCTCATGGCGCTGCTCATCGTGGCCACGGTGCTGGGCAACGCGTTGGTCATGCTTGCCTTCGTGGCCGACTCGAGCCTCCGCACCCAGAACAACTTCTTCCTGCTCAACCTTGCCATCTCCGACTTCCTCGTGG GTGCCTTCTGCATCCCGCTGTACGTGCCCTACGTGCTGACCGGCCGCTGGACCTTCGGCCGGGGCCTCTGCAAGCTGTGGCTGGTGGTGGACTACCTGCTGTGCACCTCCTCcgtgttcaacatagtgctcatcAGCTACGACCGCTTCCTGTCGGTCACCCGAGCG GTCTCGTACCGGGCCCAGCAGGGTGACACGCGGCGGGCGGTGCAAAAGATGCTGCTGGTGTGGGTGCTGGCCTTCCTGCTGTACGGGCCGGCCATCCTGAGCTGGGAGTACCTGTCTGGGGGCAGCTCCATCCCCGAGGGCCACTGCTACGCCGAGTTCTTCTACAACTGGTACTTCCTCATCACCGCCTCCACCCTGGAGTTCTTCACGCCCTTCCTCAGCGTCACCTTCTTCAACCTCAGCATCTACCTGAACATCCAGCGGCGCACCCGCCTCCGGCTGGACGGGGCCCGCGAGGCGGCCGGCCCGGAGCCCCCGCCCGAGGCCCAGCCCTCACCGCCGCCGCCCGCgggctgctggggctgctggcagaaggggcagggggaggccgtGCCGCTGCACAGGTGCGGGGTGGGCGAGGCGGGCGCTGGCGCCGAGGCCGGGGAGGCGGCCcccgggggcggcgggggtgCGGGGGCCGCGGCCTCGCCCACCTCCAGCTCCGGCAGCTCCTCGAGGGGCACCGAGAGGCCGCGCTCGCTCAAGAGGGGCTCCAAGCCGTCAGCGTCCTCAGCCTCGCTGGAGAAGCGCATGAAGATGGTGTCGCAGAGCTTCACGCAGAGCTTCACCCAGCGCTTCCGGCTGTCGCGGGACAAGAAGGTGGCCAAGTCTCTGGCTGTCATCGTGGGCATCTTCGGGCTCTGCTGGGCCCCGTACACGCTGCTGATGATCATCCGAGCGGCCTGCCACGGCCACTGCATCCCCGACTACTGGTACGAGACGTCCTTCTGGCTCCTGTGGGCCAACTCGGCCGTCAACCCCGTGCTCTACCCGCTGTGCCACCACAGCTTCCGCCGAGCCTTCACCAAGCTGCTCTGCCCGCAGAAGCTCAAGCTGCAGCCCCACGGCTCCCTGGAGCACTGCTGGAAGTGA